In Flavobacterium lacustre, a genomic segment contains:
- a CDS encoding L-serine ammonia-lyase, whose amino-acid sequence MEECISVFDMLKIGVGPSSSHTLGPWRAAERFLSELRAEKIVPKVTRIQVDLYGSLSLTGKGHATDLAIMLGLSGQDPEYIPVQNIAGIVETIKSKKEIILGNEINIPFDFLNDIIFNKNFLPFHANGLTFIAFLENSKEYVATFYSIGGGFVVKEERINAKKKIAIKCAFPYPINNAAELLNYAVRENKKISEIVFENEKSMRSETEIHHELMRIWNTMLESMYIGCHSEGILPGGLNVRRRAFDMHQNLIGLAHYDSPKTWLEEIRKTEVKFRQILKWVSCFALAVNEVNAALGRVVTAPTNGSAGVIPAVLMYYAVIENHEAGQKEIKQFLMVASEIGSVFKKGSTISAAMGGCQAEIGVSSAMAAAALCELMGGTPAQVLMAAEIAMEHHLGLTCDPIGGLVQIPCIERNTMGAIKAINAAELALETNPKNAKVPLDKVVDTMWQTAKDMNNKYKETSEGGLAIAVNMADC is encoded by the coding sequence ATGGAAGAATGTATCTCAGTTTTTGATATGCTTAAAATTGGTGTAGGACCATCGAGTTCACATACACTTGGGCCTTGGCGTGCAGCCGAACGTTTTCTTTCGGAACTGCGAGCGGAAAAAATAGTACCAAAAGTCACCCGAATACAAGTCGATTTATACGGTTCACTTTCTTTAACAGGAAAAGGACATGCCACAGATTTAGCCATTATGCTCGGTTTAAGCGGACAAGATCCAGAATATATTCCGGTTCAAAATATTGCCGGAATTGTAGAAACTATAAAAAGTAAAAAAGAAATTATTCTTGGTAACGAAATCAATATCCCTTTTGATTTTCTAAATGACATTATTTTCAATAAAAACTTTCTTCCTTTTCATGCCAATGGATTGACTTTTATCGCTTTTTTAGAGAATTCGAAAGAATATGTTGCTACCTTCTACTCCATAGGCGGCGGATTTGTTGTTAAAGAAGAACGCATCAATGCCAAAAAGAAAATTGCCATAAAATGTGCCTTTCCTTATCCTATAAATAACGCTGCAGAATTATTAAATTACGCTGTTCGTGAAAATAAAAAAATATCTGAAATCGTTTTTGAAAACGAAAAATCAATGCGTTCCGAAACAGAAATTCATCACGAGTTAATGCGAATTTGGAATACCATGCTCGAAAGCATGTACATTGGTTGTCATTCCGAAGGCATACTTCCCGGCGGATTAAATGTACGCAGAAGAGCCTTTGATATGCATCAAAATCTAATTGGTTTAGCCCATTATGACAGTCCGAAAACCTGGCTGGAAGAAATCAGAAAAACGGAAGTTAAATTTCGTCAAATCCTAAAATGGGTTTCTTGTTTTGCCCTTGCGGTAAATGAGGTAAATGCAGCATTAGGCAGAGTTGTTACCGCCCCAACTAACGGTAGTGCCGGTGTAATTCCCGCTGTTTTAATGTATTATGCTGTAATTGAAAATCACGAAGCCGGACAAAAAGAAATCAAACAATTCCTCATGGTTGCCAGCGAAATTGGCAGTGTTTTCAAAAAAGGATCTACTATTTCTGCAGCAATGGGAGGTTGTCAAGCCGAAATTGGCGTTTCGTCTGCAATGGCTGCTGCTGCCTTGTGTGAATTGATGGGAGGTACTCCTGCCCAAGTTTTAATGGCTGCCGAAATTGCTATGGAACATCATTTAGGTTTAACTTGTGATCCTATTGGCGGTTTAGTCCAAATTCCGTGTATCGAAAGAAACACAATGGGCGCTATAAAAGCCATTAATGCCGCCGAATTAGCCTTAGAAACCAATCCAAAAAACGCAAAAGTTCCTTTAGACAAAGTCGTAGATACGATGTGGCAAACGGCAAAAGACATGAATAATAAATACAAAGAAACCTCCGAAGGTGGACTGGCAATTGCCGTAAATATGGCCGATTGTTAG
- the fumC gene encoding class II fumarate hydratase has protein sequence MKFRTEKDTMGEVLVPADKYWGAQTERSRNNFKIGPTASMPLAIIRGFAYLKKAAAYANCDLGVLSIEKRDAIAQVCEEILEGTLDDQFPLVIWQTGSGTQSNMNVNEVIANRAQVLKGLTIGESEPFIKANDDVNKSQSSNDTFPTAMHIAGYKIVAESTIPAVEKLRDTLLEKATAFKSVVKIGRTHLMDATPLTLGQEISGYAAQLTFGLKAVKNTLAHLSEIALGGTAVGTGLNTPEGYDVKVAQYIAEFTGHPFITAENKFEALAAHDAIVETHGALKQLAVSLNKIANDIRMLASGPRSGIGEILIPENEPGSSIMPGKVNPTQCEALTMVCAQVIGNDVAIAVGGMQGHYELNVFKPLMAVNFLQSAQLLGDACISFNEHCVQGIEPNYTRIEELVNNSLMLVTALNTKIGYYKSAEIAQTAHKNGTTLREEAIRLGYVTPEDFDSWVKPEDMV, from the coding sequence ATGAAATTCAGAACCGAAAAAGATACGATGGGTGAAGTGTTAGTTCCTGCAGATAAATATTGGGGCGCACAAACAGAACGTTCGAGAAACAATTTCAAAATTGGTCCTACGGCTTCCATGCCATTGGCAATTATCAGAGGTTTTGCTTATTTAAAAAAAGCGGCTGCCTACGCCAATTGTGATTTAGGTGTTCTATCAATCGAAAAAAGAGATGCTATTGCGCAAGTTTGCGAAGAAATACTCGAAGGGACTTTAGACGATCAATTTCCACTTGTGATTTGGCAAACGGGTTCGGGAACACAAAGCAATATGAATGTCAATGAAGTCATTGCCAATCGGGCACAGGTTTTAAAAGGACTTACTATTGGCGAAAGCGAGCCTTTTATAAAGGCGAATGATGATGTAAATAAATCGCAATCGTCAAATGATACTTTTCCAACAGCGATGCATATTGCAGGGTATAAAATAGTTGCAGAAAGCACTATTCCAGCTGTAGAAAAACTAAGAGACACTCTATTAGAAAAAGCAACCGCGTTTAAAAGTGTGGTAAAAATTGGTCGCACACATCTCATGGATGCTACTCCCCTTACATTAGGGCAAGAAATATCAGGTTATGCGGCACAATTAACTTTTGGCTTAAAAGCCGTCAAAAACACCTTAGCCCATTTATCCGAAATCGCATTAGGCGGAACTGCTGTAGGCACAGGATTGAATACGCCGGAAGGATATGATGTTAAAGTAGCCCAATATATTGCTGAATTTACTGGACATCCTTTTATAACTGCCGAGAATAAATTTGAAGCATTGGCAGCACACGATGCTATTGTTGAAACACATGGTGCGCTAAAACAATTGGCCGTTTCTTTAAATAAAATTGCAAATGACATTCGGATGCTGGCTTCTGGTCCGCGTTCCGGTATTGGAGAAATCCTGATTCCTGAAAATGAACCCGGCTCTTCGATTATGCCCGGAAAAGTAAATCCTACACAATGTGAAGCACTGACAATGGTTTGTGCGCAAGTAATAGGAAACGATGTGGCAATTGCTGTTGGCGGAATGCAAGGACATTATGAATTGAATGTTTTTAAACCCTTAATGGCGGTAAACTTTCTACAATCGGCGCAATTATTAGGAGATGCCTGTATATCTTTTAACGAACATTGTGTACAAGGAATTGAGCCAAACTATACCCGAATTGAAGAACTGGTTAACAATTCACTGATGCTTGTAACTGCTTTGAATACAAAAATTGGCTATTACAAATCTGCAGAAATTGCTCAGACTGCCCATAAAAACGGAACAACATTAAGAGAAGAAGCGATCCGTTTAGGCTATGTAACTCCCGAAGATTTTGATTCTTGGGTTAAACCAGAAGACATGGTGTAG